From a region of the Zingiber officinale cultivar Zhangliang chromosome 4B, Zo_v1.1, whole genome shotgun sequence genome:
- the LOC121978219 gene encoding chaperone protein dnaJ GFA2, mitochondrial-like yields MLRPRATRFAIWCTRRSLGSKPLDESPNAAASLSGTSGRSVCSLSLGFLVGNSEVGAARRTVKLNVFPNAAHTMNFVPSRLFHGTRPVLARDYYDVLGVSKNASASDIKKAYYALAKKLHPDTNKDDSDAERKFQEVQRAYEVLKDEDKRRIYDQVGPDSFEQAAAGGDPGSGGPFADSLNIYIFLVIYIIDLFHNFDHVLFVSLQQFFRNMFRGGNAGGQDVKIPLEISFMEAVQGCTKTVSFQTVLACETCGGRGYPPGTKPEACRTCKGSGMIFMQNGPVRFQISCSQCGGSGRTVRNVCSSCKGQKVVKGVKSINLDIVPGVDNDDTIQIRGSGGADPEGNQPGDLFINIKVRNDPVFRREKSDVHVDAVLGVTQAILGGTIEVPTLTGDVHLKVKPGTQPGQKVVLRGKGIKTRNSSQYGDQYVHFNVSIPVNLTHRQRMLIEEFAKEEQQGEEKRDTVAGASQ; encoded by the exons ATGCTGAGACCCCGCGCCACCCGCTTCGCCATCTGGTGCACCCGCAGGTCCCTCGGATCGAAGCCCCTCGACGAATCGCCAAACGCCGCCGCTTCA TTGAGTGGTACGTCGGGCCGTTCGGTTTGCAGCTTGTCTCTAGGTTTCTTGGTTGGAAACTCTGAAGTGGGCGCTGCACGCCGTACGG TAAAGTTGAATGTGTTTCCTAATGCGGCACATACTATGAACTTTGTTCCAAGCAGATTATTTCATG GCACACGACCAGTGTTAGCAAGGGACTACTATGATGTACTTGGTGTTAGCAAGAATGCAAGTGCCTCTGATATCAAGAAAGCTTATTACGCA CTTGCAAAGAAGCTCCATCCTGATACAAACAAAGATGATAGTGATGCAGAAAGAAAGTTCCAAGAAGTTCAACGTGCTTATGAG GTGTTGAAGGATGAGGATAAGCGAAGGATATACGACCAG GTTGGTCCTGATTCATTTGAACAAGCTGCTGCAGGAGGTGATCCTGGTTCTGGTGGGCCTTTTGCTG ATAGTTTGAATATCTATATTTTTCTGGTTATTTATATCATTGATTTGTTTCATAATTTTGATCATGTCTTGTTTGTATCCCTTCAACAGTTTTTCAGAAACATGTTCAGAGGTGGAAATGCTGGAGGACAAGATGTTAAG ATTCCACTAGAAATTTCATTTATGGAAGCAGTCCAAGGGTGCACCAAGACGGTGTCATTTCAAACTGTTCTCGCTTGTGAAACATGTG GTGGTAGGGGTTATCCTCCTGGAACCAAGCCTGAAGCATGTAGGACCTGCAAAGGTTCTGGAATG ATCTTCATGCAAAATGGTCCTGTCAGATTTCAGATATCATGCTCACAATGTGGTGGATCAGGGAGAACTGTGAGG AATGTATGCAGCTCATGCAAAGGACAGAAAGTGGTGAAAGGTGTGAAATCAATCAATCTCGATATAGTGCCTG GAGTGGATAATGATGACACAATACAAATTCGTGGAAGTGGGGGAGCAGATCCTGAAGGAAATCAACCTGGTGATCTTTTTATTAACATAAAG GTCCGGAATGATCCTGTCTTTCGGAGAGAGAAATCAGATGTTCATGTTGATGCTGTCTTAGGTGTCACTCAG GCGATTTTAGGGGGAACTATTGAAGTGCCAACTCTTACTGGAGATGTACATCTTAAG GTTAAACCTGGAACTCAACCTGGTCAGAAGGTTGTCTTAAGAGGAAAAG GAATAAAGACAAGAAATAGTTCGCAATATGGGGATCAGTATGTCCATTTTAATGTGTCGATACCAGT TAATTTAACGCATAGGCAAAGAATGTTGATCGAGGAATTTGCAAAAGAGGAGCagcaaggagaagaaaagagggataCTGTTGCTGGAGCATCGCAATGA